The Fimbriimonas ginsengisoli Gsoil 348 genome window below encodes:
- a CDS encoding carbohydrate ABC transporter permease: MIPAAQGFPEVGLRRNLSLYGIILPSFVLLAVFALVPFGWAFWTSLFDYEVGGDSRFVGLANYTEYLSDPTFLPSFLNMALLTMFGVATVLVFPLLVARLIYGLSSERAKYIYRLLFLVPIVVPGIASTLMWRGIVYADHGFINETLRAIGLGGLARGWLSDPSSALAAVAFIGFPFAAGINVLIYYAGLTAIPESVNDAAELDGSRGIGKFFRIEVPLLMSQVKLLVILTVIGSVQGFEGMLALTKGGPGFKTMLPGLWMYYNAFSFQRMGYACAIGVVLFALIFVLTLLNMKYVRSAEEITEARA; the protein is encoded by the coding sequence ATGATTCCGGCAGCTCAGGGGTTTCCGGAGGTCGGATTGAGGCGTAACCTATCGCTCTACGGCATCATTCTGCCGAGCTTTGTGCTGCTCGCGGTCTTCGCCCTGGTGCCGTTCGGGTGGGCGTTTTGGACTTCTTTGTTCGATTACGAAGTTGGCGGCGATTCGCGCTTCGTCGGCCTCGCCAACTACACCGAATATCTGAGCGATCCGACGTTTCTGCCGAGTTTTCTCAACATGGCGTTGCTCACGATGTTCGGCGTAGCGACCGTGCTCGTGTTCCCGCTCCTTGTCGCCAGGCTTATCTATGGGCTTTCGTCGGAGCGGGCGAAATACATCTACCGGCTCCTCTTTCTAGTCCCGATTGTGGTTCCGGGGATCGCGAGCACCCTGATGTGGCGCGGAATCGTCTATGCCGACCACGGGTTTATCAACGAGACGTTGCGCGCGATCGGCCTCGGCGGCCTCGCTCGCGGGTGGCTCTCGGACCCGAGCAGCGCGCTCGCTGCGGTCGCGTTCATTGGGTTTCCGTTTGCCGCGGGGATTAACGTTCTGATCTACTACGCGGGCCTCACCGCCATCCCGGAGAGCGTCAACGACGCAGCCGAGCTCGACGGGTCGCGCGGGATCGGTAAGTTCTTCCGAATCGAAGTGCCGCTCTTGATGAGTCAGGTGAAGCTGCTGGTCATCCTCACCGTCATCGGTTCCGTACAAGGATTCGAGGGAATGCTGGCCTTAACCAAAGGCGGTCCCGGTTTCAAGACCATGCTTCCCGGCCTCTGGATGTATTACAACGCGTTTAGCTTCCAGCGGATGGGCTACGCATGCGCGATCGGCGTGGTGCTCTTCGCGCTCATCTTCGTGCTAACGCTGCTCAACATGAAGTACGTCCGGAGTGCGGAAGAGATCACGGAGGCGCGAGCATGA
- a CDS encoding carbohydrate ABC transporter permease, translated as MRRRRRLSDLLSHAVLLVLLGITLLPFVLLLINSFRTNFELDHAFFGIPDALGKRNWTALFQSYRDAWQVLRPYTLNTIFVAAVTALGVTVLGSSTAYVFSRYRFPGHRALFFVILSFMMIPGILTLVPSFLLVKRLGMLNSYWVLILPYIAGGQVFAIFLFKSFFDGLPGELFESARIDGAGHLRQYTNLVLPLSKQVFAVVLVTNVLGTWNNFLWPFITNSDAKYHTVSSGLFLMSSSTLATNYSNMFAAYLLSAIPMLILFLYATKPFMAGLTSGAFKA; from the coding sequence ATGAGGCGCCGGCGACGCCTCTCCGATCTCCTTTCGCACGCGGTGCTGCTGGTGCTCTTGGGCATCACGTTGCTGCCGTTCGTGTTGCTGCTGATCAACTCGTTTCGTACAAATTTCGAGCTCGATCATGCTTTCTTCGGCATACCGGATGCGCTTGGAAAGCGGAATTGGACCGCCCTGTTCCAGAGCTACCGCGACGCTTGGCAGGTGCTTCGTCCGTACACGTTGAACACGATCTTCGTGGCTGCGGTGACCGCGCTTGGGGTCACGGTCCTCGGGAGCTCTACCGCCTACGTCTTCTCCCGTTACCGCTTTCCTGGACACCGGGCGCTCTTCTTTGTGATCCTCAGCTTCATGATGATTCCCGGCATCCTGACGCTGGTTCCCAGCTTCTTGCTGGTTAAGCGGCTGGGCATGCTGAACTCGTACTGGGTTCTCATCCTCCCGTACATCGCCGGTGGGCAGGTCTTCGCGATCTTTCTCTTCAAGAGCTTCTTCGACGGTCTCCCCGGCGAGCTTTTCGAGTCGGCTCGTATCGATGGCGCGGGCCACCTCCGCCAGTACACGAACCTGGTCCTGCCCCTCTCGAAGCAGGTGTTCGCGGTAGTGCTGGTCACGAACGTGCTCGGCACCTGGAACAACTTCCTTTGGCCGTTCATCACGAACTCCGACGCGAAATACCACACGGTCTCTTCCGGACTGTTTCTGATGAGCTCCAGCACGCTCGCCACGAACTACTCGAACATGTTCGCCGCCTACCTCTTGTCGGCGATCCCGATGCTGATCCTCTTCCTGTACGCCACCAAGCCGTTTATGGCCGGCCTAACTAGCGGCGCGTTCAAAGCCTAG